CCTGGCCTTCGGTGAGGAAATTGATTACCTTGCCGGTGGAGCGGAAATACGGGGACGGCAGGGGTATCGAGGAGGCTAAAGGCATTCACATTGGGAGAGTAGCCTACGGCGGGGCACATGTTGGGCCTAACGTTTGTACACGAGGGCGCAACGGGTGAGGCTCGTCGCGAAGTTTCCGGCCATCAAAACCCAAATACGACAACAAGTCCCCACATTTTGAGTAAAGTAGCCTCCCTTTAATTGGTTCTGCGGCTCTGGTATAGTGGTAAGGCATTCTCGAGCCTCATCGTCTCAGAGCCTGATCCCATCCCAGAGAGCAGAGCCGCTTGACCCCACTTCACTCCGCCAACTGCGACTCGAGGCCAGTTGATGTGATCTCTTGAGTataagaagaggagaggccCCCGAGGACGGTTTGTAACCCTGCCAGAGCATGTCTTGTATTCGACACGCCGGTTCAGACAAGCAGAGCCTGGATTGTGTTATTTTACTTCCTAAAAGATTATTGCTGTCAACAGAAAGAAGTCCGCTTCTGTAAGTCCGAGCCATCACAATTTACCTTGCTTCCAAGCATCATTATTTCGTCACTATGGACATTGCAAAAATGAGCAAGATGGCATGGCCCCCTTTTTTACAGGCAATCAACAGCACTGCCCAGCCACCAAACTCCTCGGGCCCGATTGAAACGTTGCTCCTCTCTGCTGGACAAGCATCACCTCTGCTTGAGCTATTTCTATTCCTCCACCGTGTCACTGGGGCCcagcttggccttgatccGTCCCTGCTCTTAACCCTCCTTGGCTGCCTCTGGGGCTTGTCTAAGCTCTTCGTTCAAGTCTATGCCACGATCGACTACTTTGTGCGCACTTACTTTCTGTGCGAGATATACGTTAGCGAGCATGATCTGATCTATCCAACACTCATACAGTTTCTCTCGGAACAGCAGGGCGTTGCGACTAATCGTCGCCTTGCTGCGCAAACCACCTTTCATGGTGCCTGGGACGGGGAGAACTCTGCTGAAATAATGGCCACGACGAGTATTGAGGAAAGTGAAGATTCACCCAAGTATCTTAACTTCGCCGGCGATGCGGCCAGTTACGTAAGTTCTCTTATGTGCATCTCGTTTGAAACCACTAACATGCCATAGAGTCCTCGATATGTCCCAGCTATGGGTACGACAGGATTCTGGCACAATGGGACTTATTTTCAAGTACATCGCACGAAAGATACATTGAGGAGCACAAATGGTTGGGGTGGATCCAGCAACGTTGAAGAACTGAGAATATCCTGTTTTGGCAGGTCTGTTGGTAAGCTATGCCTCTCCGACGCTAGATCAAGTCCCCCCTGACATAGCGGTAGATCCTATCAAACAGCTTTTTGCAGATGCGAAAAGAGCACATTTCCTCAAAACTCGTGGCAAAACAAGGATCTACCGCCCCAAGATAACGGAAAGCCGTCTTGAGGCTAATAATATGTGGCACCCGGTCGCCGTACGACCAATCAGACCTTTGAAAACCGTCATTCTCGAAGACAAAGTTAAACACGCTATCTTGAGAGATATGAACGATTATCTGCACCCTGTAGCCTACAATTGGTACGCTTCTCATGGAATACCTCTTCGTCGAGGTTACCTTTTCCACGGTCCACCTGGCACTGGCAAGACAAGTTTCTCTTTTTCATTGGCCGGAGTTTTTGGTATCGATGTCTATGTCATCAGCCTACAAGACCCTACCATCAGTGAAGGGGATTTGGCTGTCATGTTTACAAAACTTCCTCGTCGCTGCGTTGTTCTTCTGGAAGATATTGACACGGCTGGTTTGTGTCGCCCCAACGATGACGAAAATGACGAAGACACCGAAGAGGCCTCTGAAGACGTGAACGGCAAAGTCAAAAATACGGAGAAAAcggaaaaggaagaaaagaaatcgAAGCCAAAAAAGGCCAAGGGCCCTTCTAGCGACACGGACAGCTCTGAAGAGGGGACAAAGAGGCACAGGAGACACAAGCGACGACGGAGAAACATGAAGAAAGGCAACAGGGGTACTAAAAATATCTTGTTTGCTGAAAGCATTTCACTTTCGGGGCttctcaacgccatcgaTGGTGTTGCTTCACACGAGGGTCGCATCCTCATCATGACGACCAACAAGCCCGAGTCACTTGACGAAGCTCTCGTTCGACCAGGACGAGTCGATCTACAAGTCGGTTTCAAAAACGCGACAAGCGAGCAAGCAAGACAGCTCTTTTACCGAATGTACGAGGTCTCGCCAACTAAGCCAGTTCCTAACGCCAAAGCTGGGTCAGCAGCACCGAATGCGTTGAAGGGCAGTCTCTTGCATAACCAGGATAAAGAGGCTACTCTGCCGGATGAGGAGCTTACGAAGATTTCGCAGGACTTTGGTCGGCTCATTCCGGATGACATGTTCTCGCCGGCAGAAATCCAGGGTTTCTTGCtgaagcgcaagaagaaCCCACAAAAGGCACTTGGAGACGCTGCTGCGTGGGCTGAGGCGACTCTCAAGCAGAAAAGGCTCAATTCCAAGGTTGCTACCGTCCAATAAAGGCCGAACATAGTGCGTTGGCAGAAGTTGGCGGTTTCTGTAGATGCGTGGACTGTATTTCTCTCTATGAATGGAGACGTCGTATAATGATGAGGTGCTTGACTATAACTGCTCCTCACCACACTTCAAGGAACCGAACGATTGCTCCAATTCCTGGTTGGAGTGACCGCTCACCTTTTGTAGTAATAAAGCATAATTAACAAAACCCTTCCGTGCGGAAACTCCACGTCTTACGGGAGGGCTCTTTTGAGCTGTCAGACGCGAACTCTCGGTGACTAAATGTTGTTTGTCGGCAGCTCACTTTAGATACGTTCCTTTCATGCTACTACATATACTTTATGGGCCCATTACATGATCAATAAAGAGCCATGCACAATGTTCCCATAAGTTCCCCGTTCAAGTCTTTTTATAGCAattgagatcaaggaccGCAGTTGGAGGGCGAAAACCACGCCACATTTGGACAACTCGGGACACAAGGGCCATAGGGTAACTTTATGTAATTGTCCTTGCCAAGACATTAAAGACCAACGCCTTTGGCGACGTTGAGATTGACTTTGGCAAAAAGCCGATGGTTCAAGACTTGGCAGAAGTAGTCTGAACTGATGTGTTTCAGAGTTGAAATCCTGTTGTCTCCCTCTTCGTCATTGGAAATGTTGGAGAACTTGACAGCACCAACATGGCCTTTTGTTTGCCTCGTTCTGGTTAGTGGGATAGCAAGTGCACTTAACATTAGACTCACATAGGAATACCCAGTCATAAATGCTGCCAGTGGCTCATGTCCTCGGAAAAGATGACAACTTCAAACTGCGCATGTTTACTTTGTATATGCGGCGTTGCGTCAAGGTGAAGCCTGATGGGATGAGCgagttggtgatggtagAGAATCAACCAAGACTTTTGAGGCTACTTTCCAGCGTGATGGCAAACTGCATGCTGGTGGAGCGCCTCAAACAGGTTCTGGCTGGCATGCTGAAGAAAACCATCCGGCTCCGGCAGGCTTGGACCCGCAGTGATTTGATCAAGGCTCATCCTGGCTTCATTTTGCCAAAAACGCGCTGCACTGCTCCTTGGCTTTGTTTGGGAGTGTTTTGTCGGTGACAATGGACAAAGGTATGGATTTCTTCAATCATGACCTGTAATCTAATCTGGCTAGCGTCACAATGTGTATATAATTGGTATTATCTGACTCCCGGCCGAAGTCGGAAACTATGCACCTCAGCCAATGTCTCACATCATGGACAAGTAACACACCATGCAAACCTCAAACAGGGTATGCAGCAGCTTTGCAGCCGCATCATCAGGCTCATAACCAGGGAAAGATTCTTGGGCTGTTTGCCCCAGCCTTGTTCCAACTTCCCCCGCAAGTCGTTGTCGCTGACGAATGCCGCATTACATCACCAGAGCGTAGACAGTTTCGGCCACTCGTGTAACCACGTCGCACGCGATGAAGCGTTCAGGCGGCATTTCGCCGGCCTCATGTTTCTCTCTTCGCGAGGCTGAGCTATGTCGAGTGGAGGGTTGATGACCTGTTTTGGTGCGGCTGAAGATCACCTGTTGCTGAGGTCACGTGAGGGTAGTCGACAATAAATACTCAGCTCTTCGCCATGTTCGTGCcgtctcatcatcctcattTCAGCAACCCGATCTTCCGCCCTACGTAAAAAATGCGCAACTGTTCATTTCGGGCTTCGAAATTATGGATCACCTGAATTTGAGTGCACGGGACCTTTCAATTGAGTGTCTTAAAGCCTTCCAGCTATGCTTGACTTTTCGCTCTACCGACCCCGGTCTGTCCAATCAGCAAACGTCTGATGATGAGCGATTAGTGTATCGCCTGGCCGATTTCAATCTCTGGATCCACGGAATCGATGCTTTGGCTCGTTTGGAAGCCTCGCTGGATTCGAGGCTAAGCGAACAAGAGACCCTTCTTTTCTTAGTCAAAGCAAACCTTGTTATGCTGTTTCAATCACTGGAAGACTGCTTGAATCTGCTCCAAGAAAATGAGCCGGTTGAGGAGGCTTTACTTAGCTTTGACTCGGCCTTAAAAAGCCTTGTCACACTGGCTCCATATTTCCAGGACAGGGCGTCGGTCGCGACTTCACGTAAGTTATTGCCCTTTCCCCCTGTCTCGTATATATCTAGCTTAGATACAACTGCTAAACCCTATTAGTGGCATTTGCAACATCATCTTCGCGCTCATTCTCCCTCCAGTCGGCGTTTTGATGGAGCGAGGATGTGCCGGTGACTTCAGGGTGAATTTGTTTCTAGCATGTCTATGTATGTTTACACTGTACACGAAGTTGTTACGTGCTGCCTCTGCAGTCTCCATTCCTGACCTCGTTCATGCCTTATAAATCATTCTGAAATAGTAGGCGCAGCGACTTGCTTCGAAAGCAATACCTTTGGCAAAATGCTTGAGGGCGTATTATTACATTCGTTTCAATACATTAATGGCTGTACACTTGCCTCTTTGAAGACCAACTATCGGTGTGTTCTTGGTCGCATTTAATAGACTTTATGTATTCCAACTTCTTATTTTGAGAAATCAGTTTCTATAATCGGCGCtatatagagatattataactaaCTCGCTCAAGAATGGAAGCGGATCTTGACTTCCTGCTCTCTCATTACACCTAAGAGGCATGACCCGTAGTGTGATCGCAGTGAACTGCTTCGACATAAAAGTCGATTCTTCCTTCTGTGTTTTCGTCGGTCTCAGAGGCATTGGGACTAAAGATCGAGGAACTAGACTTAAGGGGGTTACATGAGTCAAACACTGATTATAGTGCTTGGACAGAGTTGGAAATCCAGGTCTGTCATCGAATATAATTGTCGAATATCAATCGGGCCCACCCCGTGTAGTATATCTAGGCTTATGTGCTACCCTAGCAGCACCATCATTGTCTCTGTCCTGGAGACTTTATAAACCGATTCTCATTTCACGTACACGGTCCTGGCGATGTGCCGGTCCCCTTCCGAAACCAAAGTGAGGACATAACCAAAACGAATGATACTTGTGTGAAAACAAGGAAATGATACCGTACGTGTTCCTTCTATTAGCCGATAGAGTCCTGGCTTGGTATCATACACTTGGCAATAAAAGTAGGCCACAGCCAAAGAAGGAAGCGGTAATTACTTCCTAGATCAGTGGAGGTCACGTAAACCAGCCGCAACCAGAGTCCACGACCTACCTTTGAAATCGGCGGCACCGTTCAAGTAAATGAGACCCTAGGCCGCTCTTAGTAATCCAGTGATAATGTT
This genomic interval from Fusarium oxysporum f. sp. lycopersici 4287 chromosome 3, whole genome shotgun sequence contains the following:
- a CDS encoding mitochondrial chaperone BCS1 — its product is MDIAKMSKMAWPPFLQAINSTAQPPNSSGPIETLLLSAGQASPLLELFLFLHRVTGAQLGLDPSLLLTLLGCLWGLSKLFVQVYATIDYFVRTYFLCEIYVSEHDLIYPTLIQFLSEQQGVATNRRLAAQTTFHGAWDGENSAEIMATTSIEESEDSPKYLNFAGDAASYSPRYVPAMGTTGFWHNGTYFQVHRTKDTLRSTNGWGGSSNVEELRISCFGRSVDPIKQLFADAKRAHFLKTRGKTRIYRPKITESRLEANNMWHPVAVRPIRPLKTVILEDKVKHAILRDMNDYLHPVAYNWYASHGIPLRRGYLFHGPPGTGKTSFSFSLAGVFGIDVYVISLQDPTISEGDLAVMFTKLPRRCVVLLEDIDTAGLCRPNDDENDEDTEEASEDVNGKVKNTEKTEKEEKKSKPKKAKGPSSDTDSSEEGTKRHRRHKRRRRNMKKGNRGTKNILFAESISLSGLLNAIDGVASHEGRILIMTTNKPESLDEALVRPGRVDLQVGFKNATSEQARQLFYRMYEVSPTKPVPNAKAGSAAPNALKGSLLHNQDKEATLPDEELTKISQDFGRLIPDDMFSPAEIQGFLLKRKKNPQKALGDAAAWAEATLKQKRLNSKVATVQ